Proteins from one Triticum aestivum cultivar Chinese Spring chromosome 7A, IWGSC CS RefSeq v2.1, whole genome shotgun sequence genomic window:
- the LOC100682493 gene encoding NAC domain-containing protein 20: MAVHLQVQQQQQHLNLPAGFRFHPTDMEIITFYLVRKVLKKPFDVTVIEEVDLNKCEPWDLQNNVNMGEKDQYFFSKKDLKYPTGVRTNRATNAGYWKATGKDKEIVHPPTMSLIGMKKTLVFYKGRAPRGEKTNWIMHEYRLEMGKQHTPDLPTDIVRAASINASSKEEYVICRIFHKSTGLRKVVMPSYSMPIPMSMGVEQQQGFLESNTLAPLMDYDVPSSLAPLSSLPAASLYQMHNFGAESFIMGSAVLPMMNNQYFENHHHQMMVAPPQSSMSVYNNQQQQMMHMSAEQGFMVGVDPGSGTSSIVSDEDVLTGTSNNIQGNGVATISSEISSVNMGMDGMWNY, encoded by the exons ATGGCAGTCCACCTTCaagttcaacaacaacaacaacacctgAATCTGCCAGCGGGGTTCAGGTTTCACCCAACGGACATGGAAATCATCACCTTCTACCTAGTCCGCAAGGTTCTGAAGAAACCCTTCGATGTTACAGTAATCGAGGAGGTGGATCTAAACAAATGCGAGCCGTGGGATCTCCAAAATAATGTAAATATGGGGGAGAAGGACCAATACTTCTTCTCCAAGAAGGACCTCAAGTACCCCACCGGGGTACGCACCAACCGGGCCACGAACGCTGGATATTGGAAGGCCACTGGAAAGGACAAGGAGATTGTCCACCCGCCGACCATGAGTCTCATCGGCATGAAGAAGACTCTGGTCTTCTATAAGGGCAGAGCCCCCAGGGGGGAGAAGACAAACTGGATCATGCATGAGTACAGACTCGAGATGGGAAAGCAACACACACCAGACCTACCCACCGACATCGTGAGAGCCGCCTCCATTAATGCGTCTTCCAAG GAGGAGTATGTCATTTGTAGAATCTTCCATAAGAGCACTGGACTGAGGAAGGTGGTGATGCCTTCATATTCCATGCCCATTCCCATGTCCATGGGGGTAGAGCAACAACAGGGCTTCCTCGAATCTAATACACTGGCTCCTCTCATGGACTATGATGTTCCATCGTCATTAGCCCCACTATCGTCGTTGCCTGCAGCTTCGTTGTACCAAATGCATAACTTCGGGGCCGAGTCATTTATAATGGGTAGTGCGGTGCTTCCAATGATGAACAACCAATACTTTGAGAATCATCACCACCAGATGATGGTCGCCCCGCCACAGTCATCAATGTCAGTCTACAACAACCAGCAGCAGCAGATGATGCATATGAGTGCAGAGCAGGGCTTCATGGTCGGGGTTGATCCTGGGAGCGGTACATCATCTATAGTGTCAGATGAGGATGTTCTAACTGGGACGAGCAACAACATTCAAGGAAATGGTGTTGCAACAATCTCTAGTGAGATCTCGTCGGTCAACATGGGTATGGACGGCATGTGGAACTACTAA